From Parasteatoda tepidariorum isolate YZ-2023 chromosome 1, CAS_Ptep_4.0, whole genome shotgun sequence, one genomic window encodes:
- the LOC139426733 gene encoding uncharacterized protein yields MAENDKNTTQITAFAGENPKVDLSAKEKETREKPTEGDKMNPSSKEVEMTSTQSTSQVGQEAINSMTASMYGIKLKKRLSGAQKKKLAREKKMAEGTWVEKPKPKQRGEKRQSQRMEQDVAPKAARKEEPEGITFKEALTAVKMAVILEGHPLERLSEEQALDLEFLITEKISRNEEGFVPTFLSCRLENGALIINCADLGSSKWLEQIVVEINPWQEQTLLVGEARKLVRTTKIIAKLPKVCSKLESKEVLRKIEAQNGGLTPTEWNILHRKNEPSGQTIVLSFKPKS; encoded by the exons ATGGctgaaaatgacaaaaatacaaCTCAAATTACTGCATTTGCAGGTGAAAATCCCAAAGTAGACCTTTCTgcaaaagaaaaggaaactaGGGAAAAACCAACTGAAGGAGATAAAATGAACCCTTCATCAAAAGAGGTAGAAATGACCTCTACCCAATCAACATCTCAAGTGGGGCAGGAAGCTATTAATAGCATGACTGCCTCCATGTATGggatcaaacttaaaaaaagactaTCTGGTGCACAGAAAAAGAAACTTGCCCGAGAAAAGAAGATGGCTGAAGGTACCTGGGTAGAAAAACCCAAACCAAAGCAGAGAGGCGAGAAAAGACAAAGCCAAAGGATGGAACAAGATGTAGCCCCAAAGGCTGCCAGGAAAGAAGAACCTGAAGGTATAACCTTTAAGGAAGCTCTAACCGCAGTTAAAATGGCTGTGATTCTTGAAGGACATCCTCTTGAGCGCTTATCCGAAGAACAGGCCCTAGACCTTGAGTTCttgataactgaaaaaatttctagaaatgaaGAGGGTTTTGTCCCCACTTTTCTTTCTTGCAGACTAGAAAATGGGGCACTTATCATCAATTGTGCAGATCTGGGGAGCTCTAAGTGGCTGGAACAGATTGTAGTTGAGATAAACCCATGGCAGGAGCAAACTCTCTTGGTAGGAGAGGCAAGGAAACTTGTCAGAACTACTAAGATCATTGCTAAACTGCCGAAAGTCTGTAGTAAACTGGAGTCCAAAGAGGTTCTGAGAAAGATTGAGGCACAAAATGGTGGGCTTACTCCAACCGAATGGAACATACTTCATCGGAAGAATGAACCATCAGGACAGACCATCGTCCTTAGC TTCAAGCCAAAGTCCTAG